CAGCACACGATTACGCGTTACGCAGTGCGTCGTCCGGTTTTTTCCAGGTACAACCTGTTGACCGGATCGCGCGAAGCGCATTCTACGGCGGCGGGAAAACGGCCGATATACTTAAAAACAGCCATGCTGCGGTGCAAAACAGGCATTCTCCTACTGATATAAGAGATGGCGATTTTCCCGTAAACAGAGAGCTTCCAATTACGCCATCCGGCTTGCTAGGCCATACCGGCAATCCGACGCCATGCTGACATCCTATAAACGCCTGGCAATTCCAGATAAAACAAAAGCCGGCTGCAGCGGCGGCTTTTGTCATTACAAATCCACATCGGTTTTTAGCGCATCAACCTACAGCACCAGATGCAGTGGAATCTGTGCAATCTGGTCGCGGCCGTAGCGCACCACCGCACGCCAGGTCATCAATGCCAACTTGAGCAGCAAGAACAACACCAGTCCGGCGCCGATCAACACACCCAACGATGCCTTCAGTGCTTTGGTTACAGGATGCGGTGCGGTTGAAGCATGCAAGCTGAACTCGTCGTCGTTAAAACGCAGCATGAAACTCTTGTCATGGGCCTTGGGGGTGATGACAGTGCTTGATACCCCGTTATGGTCCATTTCATACCAGTCGATCCGGTTCAGTTTATTATCTGTGGACCAATCCAGTACTTCACCATCAGTTGTTTTCACATCCACAGCGCGCAGACTATTTTGTGCAACCCGGTAGCCATGACGCATACCCTCTTGCGGGCTGCCTTCGTGGAACAGCGCGCCATTCTGGGCAAACAGGGTTGTGATAGTGCCATTGCGATCAGTCAGCTGGATGCGGTCCCCGTTATTGAGCTGGATTTCCACGTCGTCGTTGCGATAGCGAAAAGTCTCAGACTTACCCGCCGCCGGGGTATATGCCACGACCTTTATATCTCCCGAACCAGTAGTGGCATCAGTTGGTTTGACTTGGGGCCAGCCGAAAGCGGCATGCGCACCGAGCGCCACAATCGCGACCAAACCGGCGGTGGCCAGCGCACCGCTAACAAAGATCCCCATTGTCAGAACGCACAGATAAATCATGAACGGGATAGCCAGCAAGAAGTTAAGCACGCCAAGTCGGGCAATCGCGGCCACGGTGCGGACAAGTCCGCTAAAGGTGCGTTTCTCTTGCCACGCCCCATAGAGCTTCTGCACACGCAGATCGCGCCCCAGTCGTTTGGGATCACCCAAGCTGGCGGCGACGTCTTCTTCTCGGCGCCCCAACTGGATTGCGGCCCGAAAGTACTCGGCATAATCCGCCAGAATCTGTTCGATATCGGCTTGGGCCAGACCGGCCAGACTACGTTCCAGTTGCGACATGAATGCTTGTTGGTTCATTTTCTTTTTGCTCCAGTTCACGCTGACTTGATGTGCTAATCCTGTTGGGCGATATCAACCGGATTAATACAGCACCAGTCGATTACCCCACTCTCCTGCCGGACCTTTGCTATTCGCTTTTCCGGCCTACCGTGCAATACACGATACATTGAGTAGATCGTATAACCACGTACCTTTCTTTGCAAGGTACATAGCTAAACACGTATGCCAAATATGACGAACGGTTGGTAAGGTTGCAGATGAAATTAATACGCCAAACTGAACTCAAGCCTGGTCAGGTTGGAGACTTCGCGGGAATTTGCTGGAGGAAACGGCAGGTTACTTGCGCAGGACCGCGCGGTATTGCGAGGGATTGGCACCCACGGCAGCACGGAAGCGGTTGCTGAAATGACTGGCATTGGCAAAGCCGCAGGCGGCGGCGATGTCCACCAAAGGCAAGTTGCTATCCCGCAAAAGTGTGCGTGAGCGCTGCAAACGGCAAGCGGACAACCACGCATGTGGAGGCATGCCAAAACTGTCGCGGAATGCGCGAGCGAAATGAAACTCGGATAACGCGGCCAGGCGCGCCAAGTCACCCAGCGTGATGTTGCCATCAAGATGACCATCTATATAGTCGATCACCTGCCGCCGTGCGCCAGCAGAAAGACCGCCTTTAGGCAGGTAAGCACGCGGACCGCTGTGTTCCAGGATCAAGCGGGCCAATACGCCGTGTGCCAGTTCGTTGGCTGCCAAATGGCTGGCGGTGTCTTGCCAGTTCAGTTGCACGATTTGCGCACAATACGCGGCAAGGACCGGATCATCGGCATAGGTTAGATCACGCAATTGCCGGCTGCGCGGCTCGCGATCCAGCAATGCCACCGTGGCTTGGGCAAAGTGCTCGGGCTTGAAGTACAAATGCACAAAGCGCAGATCACCCTCGATCACCCATTCGGACTCGTGTTCATCCGGCAACAAACACAACTTGCCGGGTGCGCCATAAATTCCGGGCCTGTCTCGCCGCCAGGTTTGATAACCGCCAGCCAGATAGAGCGACAGCGTGTGGTGCCCCGGCCCGCGATAGGTAGTTGCATCGTTATGGTTGTTCCATTGCGCAACCGCCATGCCGTCACCCAGCGAGCCAGAACGCTCCAGCGCAGCGCGCGAGCGGCTCAGTGTGGCAAATACATTGTGGGTTAACGCTGGGGAGTCCATTTCGCCAGTTTACGCAAAGCGTTGCGCACGCGCTCTCGGGCAACAACAAAACCGCAAGATTATGCAAGCAGTCGGACCAACTGGCCGGTTTAATTGGAGGCATTCTTGTTGGTTGAGCTGGACACTTATCTAATGAATATCTTGCTGTATGGGGCCGTCGTTCTGATCTGGGGCACCACCTGGTTCGCGATCAAACTGCAACTGGGCATATCGCCCGTGGCGCTATCCATTGCCTGGCGTTTTGGATTGGCCGCGCTGGTATTGATTGTAATTCTGGCCTGGCGCAAGCAACTCAAACCCCTGCCGCGTAATGCATGGGGGCTGGTCGCGATCCAGGGGTTATGCCTTTTTTGCGTCAACTTCCTGTGCTTTTACAATGCCAGCCGCTACATCCCGACCGGCTTTGAAGCCGTGGTGTTTTCTACCTCGACACTCTGGAATGCCATCAACGCCCGCGTTTTCATGGGCCGAGGCATTGCTTCTAACGTGATTACCGGCGGGATGGTCGGTTTGATGGGACTGGTTGCGTTGTTCTCACCAGAGTTCTCGGCCCACCACGACGGCATGAAAACATTGCTCGGGCTAGGTCTGGCCTTGGCTGGCACGCTGTGTTTTTCTGCTGGCAACTTGTTGTCCGCCCGCTTGCAGTCGCAAGGATTGAAGCCGCTTTATACGAACGCGTGGGGAATGCTGTTTGGCGCATTGGTGCTGTTGTTGGCCAGCATGCTGTCAGGTCAGCAATTTGTTTTTGATACGCGGCCGGTTTATATCGGAGCGTTGCTCTGGCTGGCAATTCCCGGTTCGGTGATTGGCTTTACTGCCTACCTGATGCTGGTTGGGCGCCTGGGTGCGGAACGAGCCGCCTATTGCACGGTGTTGTTTCCGCTAGTGGCACTGAATGTTTCGGCGGTGATGGAAGGCTACCGCTGGACGCCGCTGGCCATTTCTGGGGTATTGCTGGTTATGGCTGGCAACTGGCTGGTGTTTCGCAAACCACGCGCAGCACGAGTATTGGCGCCTGGCTAATTACTTGCATCCTCTTAATCTATACGCGCTATTAACACCACTGATGCAGCTTGTATACGCTTTTTAATGGGAATGTGATCAATATCCGAAATCTGGACTATAGTGTTAGTCCCCCGCCACCCCGATTGTTGCATTGCAATCAGTCGGATGCGCACTGAGGACGACATGACTACCAGAATCGATCTGAAGTTGGCCACCGCAGACCGGCACGAAGCACTAGACCAGGCTTTTGCCGGCTTTGCCATTACCACCCTGCCCGGTTACACGGCATTTTTGCGAGCCCAGGCAGCAGCCCTATTCCCGCTGGAAGCACGGCTGGAAACATCCGGTGTCAGCCGTTTGGTACCGGATTGGTCTAAACGTACCCGCCGCGCCGCATTGGCTAAAGACCTGAGTACGCTGGGTCTAAACACGCCACCGGCCATCGAGATTCCCGCGATTGATCCCGAAGGCCTTGCTGGCGCGGTTTATGTGCTGGAAATCGTGCGCCAAAGCGCCCGTGCCCAAGCCCGGCATGTCCTCGCGGCAGATGATCCGCAATTGCATGCGGCAACGACTTACCTGACTTATAACGAAGAGTTGCCGTTATGGACCTCGTTTGCCGAGCAACTGGACCAGATCGACGCGGATCACTTCCCCGCACAGTTAACCGCAGCGCGGCAGGTCTTTGACGTCTTTCTGGCAGCGGCACAACATTTTCATCCACAGCGTACGGCAGCTGCCGTCTGATTTATTTCAAACACGAAAGTGTTAATCAGACTGCCGGGCAGTTATCAAGATAAAAAGCGGGGACTGACCCCGCTTTTTATCTATTACAATCCAGTACTGGACCAGATTTGCGTCAAATGGCCTTGAGCCGTAATGCGCCATGATTCGGGCCCTGTAAAGACGATTTGTTCGTTTTGCCACAAAAGCGTGGAAATTCACCACATACCGCGTGCCATAAGCCCGTGAACATTGAGTCCATGCGGCCAGCGCGGTATGCTGCCGCCAATCAAGAACCTGAAATTGCCAAACATGTCTTCCAATTCCCTCAGCGATGCCCTGCAAAAAGCCATTGGCACCCAGAGCAAACGCAAACAGCTCGAAATGATCAATGAAGAGATGTACCGCCGGTTTGCGGTACTGCGGGAAAACCGCCCATTGGCCATCGGGACTCTGGATGTATTGGTAGCTGCCTTGCCGCATTTTGATGCGGTGGTAGTTAAACGCGCGCTGAGCCAGCATTGCGCCCGCCTGACCTATCAAAAGCAACTGGCCCGTGGCGGCAAGCGCTTCAATCTCAAAGGCAAGCCCGACGGCGAGATTACGGATTCGGAAAAACAAAACGCTGCCAGCATTATCCAGGCGGCCAAACCTCAACAAGCGGCAAAAGCTGCCGCCGCAAAAGCTGCCGCTGCAGCGGCCACTCCCGTAGCGGATGCCACCGGCGAAACACCGCAAGAATAAACAACGGCCTTATTGCGTCACGCCGTGATGCGAGAACCCATGCAAAAAGCCCGATTAAAAGCCGGGCTTTTTTGTTGCCGGGAAGTACAAACGCGCAGTTGGTAGCGACCCGAAGTACCACCGTTTATGTCCTTGGCCTGACCACCTGAGGCAGAAAAACAGCAGAAATCTGTCCGCGCGCCTCAAAAATGTGGCGTGAAAACCGCACAAAACAGGCCGTATTTGGCGGTTTTCGGGTTTTTTTCAAAAAAAAGTGGCCCGAAACGCGCCTTTCACTCAGTAAAGAATTGTGCAAGCCCCCTGCCTTGCGTATTATATGTTCACTGAGCGTCTGCTCATCTTAAGACATAGGAAACATAGGTAATGGCAACCGGTACGGTTAAGTGGTTCAACGATGCTAAGGGCTTCGGCTTCATTTCCCCTGATGATGGTGGCGAAGATTTGTTCGCTCACTTCTCGGCGATCAACTCCAGCGGCTTCAAGTCGCTGCAAGAAGGTCAGAAGGTCAGCTTCGATGTGACCACCGGCCAAAAAGGCAAGCAAGCTTCGAACATTCAAGTGCTGTGATTTTCATACAGCGCTGAAGTAAAAAAACCCGACACACGTCGGGTTTTTTGTTTTCTGGACTACCCCACTGCTGCGCCATTCGCGCAACACGCCTTCCCTCTTCGTTATACGTCCTTCCTGCATCCTGGCTAGAGTTAGTCTGCACACTGCCAACCGCATGTTGGCGGCTACTCAGAATTTTCCCCCTCAAGGTGACCCATGCTGCTCAGCCATGCCAGCAAATCTCCCCGTATCGACGCCAGCGCCTATGTCGCTCCTAACGCCGTTGTCTGTGGTGATGTGGTGATTGGACCCAATTGCCGCATTTTGTTTGGCGCACAGATCATTGCCGAAGGCGGCAACATCGTGATTGGCAGCGAATGTATCGTCATGGAAAACGCTGTCCTGCGCAGTACTGCCTTGCACTCGCTGGCTATCGGCAACAATTGTTTGATTGGCCCGGGTACGCACGTTGCGGGTTGTACGATTGAGGATGAAGTCTTTGTAGCAACTGGCGCCGCCGTTTTTCACGCGGCAGATCTGGGCAAAGGCTGCGAAGTGCGCATCCACGCCGTGGTACACATCAAGACCCACGTCCCGCCTGGCGCAGTGGTGCCGATCGGCTGGGTAGCCGTTGGCCAACCAGCGCAGATTCTGCCTGCTAGCGAGCATGAAAAAATCTGGCAATTGCAGCAGCCGCTCAATTTCCCGCTAACGGTATATGGGCTTGAGCGCAGTGAAGCGGACATGATCAAGATAACTCGCCACATGGTGCAAGCGTTAAGTTCGCACATTCCGGACCAACCCCTCGATTGACGGGCTGACCACTGACCCTACCCAACCCCTTCATCCGCTCATTTTTACTGGCGTAACGGCTAACGTGAACTTAGCCGTCCAGCAGCAATGCCAAATGGATAATATAGTTAGCTTGCTAACGAATAGTATCTATGGTAACTTTTACGGATGGATGATCTAGACACACTGCGACTCGCCCTGACGAGTTCACTCTTGCAGGTTGGCCGCCACTGGCGCCAGGTTTCGCACGACGTGGTTACCGTTTACGGTATCTCCGCCGCCTGCGCGACGCCCCTGCTGTTTATTGGCCGCTTGGGCGAGGGAGTGCGGCAGGTTGTGCTCGCAGACTATGTCGGCATCGAAAGCCCGTCGCTGGTGCGCTTGCTGGACCAGATGTCCAAAGCTGGCCTGATTCGGCGCGAAGTCGATCCGGTGGATCGCCGCGCCAATACCCTGTGGTTCACCGAACAAGGCCGTGCCTTGAGCGACAAGATCGAAGAAGCGCTGATTACATTGCGGGCCGAAGTGCTCAGCGACATCAGTCGCGAAGATCTCCTGGCCACGCTGCGGGTTTTCAACGCGATTGAAACTGCCGCGGCCCAATCCGAAACCTCGTCTTCGCGATAGCCGATCACCATGAACCACTGGCCCTCCCCACGAGACTGGCTGTTCTCGTTCAAGGTTTTTTTCGCCTCAATGCTGGCGTTGTATGTAGCGCTGGCCTTGGGTTTGCCTCGTCCATACTGGGCGATGGCAGCGGTTTACGTTGTCTCTCATCCGCTCACTGGCGCTACCCGCTCCAAGGCTTTGTACCGTGCATTGGGCACATTGCTGGGGGCGAGCGCCGCAGTGGTGATCGTGCCGGTGCTGGTCAATGCGCCGGTGTTGCTGTCTGCCGCTATTGGTTTGTGGACTGGCGCGCTGCTGTATTTTTCGTTGCTGGATCGCACCCCGCGCAGTTACGTCTTCATGTTGGCAGCCTATACGCTGCCGATGATTGCCCTGCCCTCGGTCAACAATCCGCAAGCCGTTTTTGATATCGCCAGCGCCCGTACCCAGGAAATACTGGTGGGGATAGTCTGCGCCAGTCTGGTCGCCGCGCTGGTTTTCCCCGGCAAAGTAGCACCCGTAATCAGTGCGCGTACTGGTGCGTGGTTGCGTGATGCCGCCAGTTGGGCCGCCGATGCCCTTTCTCCGATGAAGGATGGGGCAGCCCACCCGGCCAGCCGGCATCGTCTGGCGGCTGACATTCTCGCGCTGGATCAACTGATCAGCCAGTTGGCTTATGACCCGGAAACCACCGAAACCGTCGGCTATGCCAAAGAACTGCGTGGGCGCATGAGCATGCTGCTGCCAGTGCTGTCGTCGCTCACCGAAATCACACAAACATTGCGTCGCCAGGAAGGTGGGTTGTCTGATGACCTGCAAGGCTTGATGCGCGATGTCGCCGCGTGGATGCAAACGGCCTTACCGGCATTCAATGAAGCGGACGACCTGCGGGCGCGCTTGAATGCCACCGAACAGGTTTTGCATACAGATCTGGATTGGCACGACACCCTGAGCATCAATGCCCACTCGCGCCTGCGTTCGCTGGTCGATCTATGGCAAGACTGTCTGCACTTGCAGCAATTGCTGGCCAATGATCCCAAAGCTCAGGCTTGGGCGCCGGTCTACCAACGCCGTGAAGTGGCTGGTGGTGGCCGCCATTATGATCACGGCATGATGCTGTTTTCCACCGTTTCTGCCGCGCTGGCTGTCTTTACCGGTTGCATGATCTGGATCGGTATGGGCTGGGAAGACGGTGCGGGCGCAGTGGTCTTGGGTGCCGTGGCCTCTTGTTTCTTTGCCGCAATGGATGAACCCGCGCCAATGATCCGGATGTTCTTTACCTGGACTCTGGTCAGTATCGCGTTGTCCGGCGTGCTGATGTTCCTGATCATCCCTGCCGCACATGAATTTGAAACACTGGTCGCCATGCTGGCGATTCCGTTTCTGATTATCGGCACGCTTATTCCGCTGCCGCGCTTTAACATGATTGCCATGTTGATGTCCGTGAACACAGCAACGTTCCTCGGCATTCAAGGGGCATACGACGCCAACTTCACTTCGTTTTTTAACGGCAACATCGCCGGCGCTGCCGGTGCGGTATTTGCGCTGACATGGACTCTTGTCACCCGTCCTTTTGGTACCAAGCTGGCGACACATCGCCTGGTGCATTCCAGTTGGCAAGACTTGGCCAATACCGCCGCCGGACATGATGCCAAAGACTACGCGCGACTCAGCGCCCGCATGCTGGATCGCTTGGGGCAGTTGGTACCACGTCTGGCCGCCAACGCAGATGATCGCCAGACCGATGGTTTCAAAGAATTGCGCGTAGGTTATAGCGCGTTGGAACTGCAACGCGATGAGCTGGAATTATCTGGTGATATACACGGCGCCATCGAACAAGTGCTGGATGGCATCGCGCAGCATTACCAGGACTGTGTCGACAAACCAAATGCGCCGCACGCGCCTGAAGCGTTGAAAAGCAGTATCGACATGGCCATCGGCTACACCCTGACCCAGGCAGACCAGATTTCGCGTGAAGCACTTAACGCGCTGGTGGAATTGCGCGTAAGCCTGTTTCCTGGTGCTGCCGGCTTCAAGAGTTGCGGTAGCGAGGCGACTTGAACTGTTGCTGATAAAGATTGCTTGAACTTCCGTGGCCATATGGCCACAGCAAGAAAAACCCGAAGAGAAAGAAACCCCGATGAGCGGCGAGATTGATGTTTACGGCGTATTCATACCCAGTTTGCTGGGCTGGATGCTGATTGCGTTTGTAGTGACCGGTTGCCTGCGCTTTGTGCTGGGCCGCCTGGGCTTTTACAAGCTGGTATGGCATCGCTCGTTGTTCAATCTGGCCCTTTATGTGATCGCCCTCGGCGGCACTGTATCCCTGATCCACTGGTTGCAATCATGAAAAAAATCGTTCGCCTGGCCGGGCCGGTCATCCTGACCCTGATCTTTGTAATCGCCGCCGTTCTGGTTGGCCGACATTTGTGGGACTACTACACCATCGCCCCGTGGACCCGTGATGGCCACGTGCGCGCAGATGTGGTGCAAATTGCGCCCGATGTCACCGGTCCGATTACCGACGTCAAAGTGCTGGATAACCAGATGGTCAAACGCGGCCAGGTCTTGTTCGTAATCGACCATGCCCGCTTTGAACTCGCACTACAGCAAGCCGCTGCCGTTGTTGCGGCGCAAAAAGCTACGCTGGCGCAAGCCCGTCGGGAGGCCGCACGTAACCGTGGACTAGCCGATCTGGTGGCCAAAGAAGTAACCGAAGAAAGCGAATCGAAAGTGCAGCAAGGTGAAGCCGCTCTCGCCCAGGCGCTAACCGCGGTGGACGTGGCCAAGCTGAATCTGCAGCGCGCCACCGTAGTCAGCCCGGTTGATGGTTATCTGAATGACCGTCTGCCGCGCGTTGGCGATTACGTAGCCACTGGCAAACCGGTGTTGTCGATTGTTGATGCGCAATCCTTCCATGTAGAGGGCTATTTCGAAGAAACCAAGCTGCACGGCGTACAGATCAACCAGCCGGTCGAGATCCGCATCATGGGCGAATCCCAACCGCTGCACGGCCACGTTCAAAGTATCGCCGCCGGGATCGAAGACCGCGACCGCACCAGTGGCGCTTCACTGCTACCCAATGTGAACCCGACCTTCAACTGGGTACGCCTGGCGCAACGGATTCCGGTGCGGATTGCATTGGATGACGTCCCGGCTGATGTCCGCCTGATTGCCGGCCGTACAGCCACGGTGTCGGTACTGGAGCAGGCCAAAGAACAGGCCAAACCCGCTGCCGCCAAGGCAGGAGCAAAATCGTGAAACTGTTGAAAACCACGCTGGCACTGGCTCTGCTGCAGGGCTTGCTGGCATGTACCACCGTTGGCCCCGACTATCGGGTGCCCGACGCAGCGACCATCAAAAACCCGACGGCCAGTGCCGCGTTTGTCAGCGCCAACAACCCGGCTGTATCGATCGCACCGGTGCCGGATGACTGGTGGATGCTGTATGACGATCCGGTTCTGAATGATCTGGTCAGGCAAGCGCTCACCGCGAATGCCAGTCTGCGTGTGGCGTCCGCCAATTTGCGCCGGGCCGTGGCGCTGG
This genomic interval from Silvimonas soli contains the following:
- a CDS encoding gamma carbonic anhydrase family protein, coding for MLLSHASKSPRIDASAYVAPNAVVCGDVVIGPNCRILFGAQIIAEGGNIVIGSECIVMENAVLRSTALHSLAIGNNCLIGPGTHVAGCTIEDEVFVATGAAVFHAADLGKGCEVRIHAVVHIKTHVPPGAVVPIGWVAVGQPAQILPASEHEKIWQLQQPLNFPLTVYGLERSEADMIKITRHMVQALSSHIPDQPLD
- a CDS encoding cold-shock protein — encoded protein: MATGTVKWFNDAKGFGFISPDDGGEDLFAHFSAINSSGFKSLQEGQKVSFDVTTGQKGKQASNIQVL
- a CDS encoding FUSC family protein, which encodes MNHWPSPRDWLFSFKVFFASMLALYVALALGLPRPYWAMAAVYVVSHPLTGATRSKALYRALGTLLGASAAVVIVPVLVNAPVLLSAAIGLWTGALLYFSLLDRTPRSYVFMLAAYTLPMIALPSVNNPQAVFDIASARTQEILVGIVCASLVAALVFPGKVAPVISARTGAWLRDAASWAADALSPMKDGAAHPASRHRLAADILALDQLISQLAYDPETTETVGYAKELRGRMSMLLPVLSSLTEITQTLRRQEGGLSDDLQGLMRDVAAWMQTALPAFNEADDLRARLNATEQVLHTDLDWHDTLSINAHSRLRSLVDLWQDCLHLQQLLANDPKAQAWAPVYQRREVAGGGRHYDHGMMLFSTVSAALAVFTGCMIWIGMGWEDGAGAVVLGAVASCFFAAMDEPAPMIRMFFTWTLVSIALSGVLMFLIIPAAHEFETLVAMLAIPFLIIGTLIPLPRFNMIAMLMSVNTATFLGIQGAYDANFTSFFNGNIAGAAGAVFALTWTLVTRPFGTKLATHRLVHSSWQDLANTAAGHDAKDYARLSARMLDRLGQLVPRLAANADDRQTDGFKELRVGYSALELQRDELELSGDIHGAIEQVLDGIAQHYQDCVDKPNAPHAPEALKSSIDMAIGYTLTQADQISREALNALVELRVSLFPGAAGFKSCGSEAT
- a CDS encoding DMT family transporter gives rise to the protein MNILLYGAVVLIWGTTWFAIKLQLGISPVALSIAWRFGLAALVLIVILAWRKQLKPLPRNAWGLVAIQGLCLFCVNFLCFYNASRYIPTGFEAVVFSTSTLWNAINARVFMGRGIASNVITGGMVGLMGLVALFSPEFSAHHDGMKTLLGLGLALAGTLCFSAGNLLSARLQSQGLKPLYTNAWGMLFGALVLLLASMLSGQQFVFDTRPVYIGALLWLAIPGSVIGFTAYLMLVGRLGAERAAYCTVLFPLVALNVSAVMEGYRWTPLAISGVLLVMAGNWLVFRKPRAARVLAPG
- a CDS encoding biliverdin-producing heme oxygenase — translated: MTTRIDLKLATADRHEALDQAFAGFAITTLPGYTAFLRAQAAALFPLEARLETSGVSRLVPDWSKRTRRAALAKDLSTLGLNTPPAIEIPAIDPEGLAGAVYVLEIVRQSARAQARHVLAADDPQLHAATTYLTYNEELPLWTSFAEQLDQIDADHFPAQLTAARQVFDVFLAAAQHFHPQRTAAAV
- a CDS encoding ProQ/FINO family protein, coding for MSSNSLSDALQKAIGTQSKRKQLEMINEEMYRRFAVLRENRPLAIGTLDVLVAALPHFDAVVVKRALSQHCARLTYQKQLARGGKRFNLKGKPDGEITDSEKQNAASIIQAAKPQQAAKAAAAKAAAAAATPVADATGETPQE
- a CDS encoding DUF1656 domain-containing protein, with the translated sequence MAIWPQQEKPEEKETPMSGEIDVYGVFIPSLLGWMLIAFVVTGCLRFVLGRLGFYKLVWHRSLFNLALYVIALGGTVSLIHWLQS
- a CDS encoding helix-turn-helix transcriptional regulator, whose product is MDSPALTHNVFATLSRSRAALERSGSLGDGMAVAQWNNHNDATTYRGPGHHTLSLYLAGGYQTWRRDRPGIYGAPGKLCLLPDEHESEWVIEGDLRFVHLYFKPEHFAQATVALLDREPRSRQLRDLTYADDPVLAAYCAQIVQLNWQDTASHLAANELAHGVLARLILEHSGPRAYLPKGGLSAGARRQVIDYIDGHLDGNITLGDLARLAALSEFHFARAFRDSFGMPPHAWLSACRLQRSRTLLRDSNLPLVDIAAACGFANASHFSNRFRAAVGANPSQYRAVLRK
- a CDS encoding DUF1700 domain-containing protein; translation: MNQQAFMSQLERSLAGLAQADIEQILADYAEYFRAAIQLGRREEDVAASLGDPKRLGRDLRVQKLYGAWQEKRTFSGLVRTVAAIARLGVLNFLLAIPFMIYLCVLTMGIFVSGALATAGLVAIVALGAHAAFGWPQVKPTDATTGSGDIKVVAYTPAAGKSETFRYRNDDVEIQLNNGDRIQLTDRNGTITTLFAQNGALFHEGSPQEGMRHGYRVAQNSLRAVDVKTTDGEVLDWSTDNKLNRIDWYEMDHNGVSSTVITPKAHDKSFMLRFNDDEFSLHASTAPHPVTKALKASLGVLIGAGLVLFLLLKLALMTWRAVVRYGRDQIAQIPLHLVL
- a CDS encoding MarR family winged helix-turn-helix transcriptional regulator, translating into MDDLDTLRLALTSSLLQVGRHWRQVSHDVVTVYGISAACATPLLFIGRLGEGVRQVVLADYVGIESPSLVRLLDQMSKAGLIRREVDPVDRRANTLWFTEQGRALSDKIEEALITLRAEVLSDISREDLLATLRVFNAIETAAAQSETSSSR
- a CDS encoding efflux RND transporter periplasmic adaptor subunit; protein product: MKKIVRLAGPVILTLIFVIAAVLVGRHLWDYYTIAPWTRDGHVRADVVQIAPDVTGPITDVKVLDNQMVKRGQVLFVIDHARFELALQQAAAVVAAQKATLAQARREAARNRGLADLVAKEVTEESESKVQQGEAALAQALTAVDVAKLNLQRATVVSPVDGYLNDRLPRVGDYVATGKPVLSIVDAQSFHVEGYFEETKLHGVQINQPVEIRIMGESQPLHGHVQSIAAGIEDRDRTSGASLLPNVNPTFNWVRLAQRIPVRIALDDVPADVRLIAGRTATVSVLEQAKEQAKPAAAKAGAKS